In the Flavobacterium sp. J372 genome, one interval contains:
- a CDS encoding HAMP domain-containing sensor histidine kinase, whose translation MIESINGDLSRLHRLSKNLMLLSSMENEAYANKQAFPVSQYLTKNIEFFTTQAESKDIEITLEIREDHIVHANPALLEILVNNLFANAIRHTAAGGIIITELSGVELKFSNTGTASLDQSRLYNRFSKSESAGKGNGLGLSIVKKIIEINNWEIEYGFLGEMHHFTVKFR comes from the coding sequence TTGATCGAATCCATTAATGGCGACCTTTCGCGCCTGCACCGGCTGAGCAAAAACCTGATGCTGCTCTCCAGCATGGAGAATGAGGCGTATGCTAACAAACAGGCTTTCCCGGTTTCACAATACCTAACTAAAAATATAGAATTCTTTACTACACAGGCAGAATCAAAGGATATTGAGATAACGCTGGAAATCAGGGAAGACCATATCGTCCATGCCAACCCTGCTCTGCTGGAAATCCTGGTGAACAACCTTTTTGCCAATGCCATACGGCACACAGCTGCAGGAGGTATTATCATTACAGAACTGTCGGGTGTTGAGCTTAAATTCTCAAACACCGGCACTGCAAGCCTTGACCAGTCGCGGCTTTACAACCGCTTTTCGAAGTCGGAAAGTGCAGGCAAAGGCAACGGCCTTGGATTGTCCATCGTAAAAAAGATCATTGAGATAAATAATTGGGAAATCGAATATGGATTTTTAGGCGAAATGCATCATTTTACCGTAAAATTCAGGTAA
- a CDS encoding LTA synthase family protein — MMYYVIPSRRYSAIGHFALFYLSVSFLLRLAFMVWQYDEVDWHPVDFLRTIISGTFFDLGALAYLVAPCILYITVWPSRWIGTLADKAIIWFFTSLGVVILAFTFFAEVTFWEEFRSRFNFVAVDYLIYTHEVIANINESYPLPLLIGGVLAVSLLVLWLFFKGKVFKNTFAGKPGIGERVLFLMITAAFIGFYSLAIRNFHAEWSPNRYNSEISKNGIYSFFAAFRNNQMKYPEFYTAIPDTEAFALVREKLGASGTKFNAVGLSIRRDVENTAGPEKKYNVVFVLVESLSASFMSEFGNTENITPFLDSLAQQSTFFENMYATGNRTVRGMEAVTLCIPPTPGQSIVKRPENQGLYTINSVFEAKGYTTSFLYGGDGYFDNMNAYFGGNGFDIYDRGRGSILSDKIRATRTLIRDNEVRFENAWGICDEDIYSKMLSVADENYRAGKPFFNFVMTTSNHRPYTYPADRIDIPSGTGRKGAVKYTDYALKKMLQAARSKPWFSNTVFVIVADHCASSAGRNEIDVANYRIPAFIFNIPQAATQKVGKQCSQIDLFPTLFGMMDWNYTSNFFGKDVFGPDFEERALIATYRKLALLKKDRVMILSDQKKQNFYRWDSKSNNLSLLPTDKSFLDETIAWYQTADYLFNHKLLK; from the coding sequence ATGATGTATTATGTAATTCCCTCCCGCCGCTATTCGGCTATAGGCCACTTTGCCCTTTTTTACCTGTCGGTGTCATTCCTGCTCCGGCTCGCCTTCATGGTTTGGCAATATGATGAAGTTGACTGGCATCCCGTTGATTTTCTTCGGACGATCATTAGCGGTACATTTTTCGACCTTGGGGCACTGGCATACCTGGTTGCGCCCTGCATCCTGTACATTACCGTATGGCCTTCAAGATGGATCGGCACCTTAGCGGATAAAGCGATCATTTGGTTCTTCACGTCGCTGGGCGTAGTGATCCTGGCATTCACTTTTTTCGCAGAGGTAACCTTTTGGGAAGAGTTCAGGTCACGCTTCAATTTTGTTGCGGTCGACTACCTCATTTATACGCATGAAGTGATTGCCAATATCAATGAATCCTATCCCCTGCCGCTGCTCATAGGCGGTGTGCTTGCGGTAAGCCTTCTGGTGCTATGGCTTTTCTTTAAAGGGAAGGTATTCAAAAATACATTTGCAGGAAAGCCGGGGATTGGCGAACGGGTACTGTTTCTTATGATTACAGCCGCCTTCATCGGCTTTTACAGCCTCGCAATCCGGAACTTCCATGCCGAATGGTCGCCGAACCGCTATAACTCCGAAATCTCAAAGAATGGGATTTACAGCTTTTTCGCCGCCTTCCGTAACAACCAGATGAAATACCCTGAATTCTACACGGCTATTCCCGACACGGAAGCTTTTGCCCTTGTACGGGAAAAACTCGGGGCATCAGGTACGAAGTTTAATGCCGTGGGGCTTTCCATCAGGCGCGATGTGGAAAATACTGCCGGGCCGGAGAAAAAATATAATGTGGTGTTCGTATTAGTGGAAAGCCTTAGCGCCTCCTTCATGTCTGAATTCGGCAACACCGAAAACATCACCCCGTTCCTGGACAGCCTGGCACAACAGAGCACCTTTTTTGAGAACATGTATGCTACAGGCAACAGGACAGTGCGCGGAATGGAAGCGGTAACGCTGTGCATACCACCCACACCAGGCCAAAGCATCGTGAAAAGGCCGGAAAACCAGGGGCTGTACACAATCAATTCCGTCTTTGAGGCGAAAGGTTATACGACTTCATTCCTTTATGGCGGGGATGGGTATTTTGATAACATGAATGCCTATTTCGGTGGCAACGGGTTCGATATCTACGACCGTGGGCGTGGCAGTATATTGAGCGACAAGATCAGGGCAACGCGGACGCTTATCCGTGACAATGAAGTCCGCTTTGAGAATGCCTGGGGAATTTGCGATGAGGATATCTATTCGAAGATGCTGTCGGTTGCCGATGAGAACTACCGGGCGGGAAAACCGTTTTTTAATTTTGTGATGACCACATCTAATCACCGCCCTTACACCTATCCCGCAGACAGGATAGACATTCCTTCAGGTACCGGGCGCAAGGGGGCTGTAAAATATACCGACTATGCCCTAAAAAAAATGCTGCAGGCAGCGCGCAGCAAGCCATGGTTCAGCAATACGGTGTTTGTAATTGTTGCCGACCATTGCGCGAGCAGCGCCGGACGTAATGAAATTGATGTGGCAAATTACCGTATCCCAGCATTCATATTCAATATACCGCAAGCCGCTACGCAAAAGGTAGGCAAGCAGTGCTCACAAATTGACCTCTTCCCTACCCTTTTTGGGATGATGGACTGGAACTATACCTCAAACTTTTTTGGAAAGGATGTTTTTGGGCCGGATTTCGAAGAGAGGGCATTGATTGCAACCTACCGGAAACTGGCATTGCTGAAAAAAGACCGGGTCATGATACTGTCTGACCAGAAAAAGCAAAACTTTTACCGTTGGGACAGCAAAAGCAATAACCTAAGCTTGTTGCCAACCGACAAATCTTTCCTGGATGAAACCATAGCATGGTACCAAACCGCTGACTACCTGTTCAACCATAAACTCCTGAAATAA
- a CDS encoding diacylglycerol kinase family protein codes for MALIHFIINPVAGGGNSLEKLVEAINTAFNRETYTAQLHFSEYQGHAKEIAELLVKKSPSFIVACGGDGTINEIASVIVGSDIKLGIVPIGSGNGLAANLRLPKNISIALQLIKQGNTKKIDAGLINGKYFFSNTGVSFDAEVIKIYEQQKAKGFAGYLKACFFATLSFKPVNAHITFGKHTVEGPQFLLFVSNSNQLGYGKSLTPNALPDDGLLDIATVEKIGFWEKIRLGYLLLRGKTLNFEKIKIERTPQAAIELPEKIFTTAQIDGEFIYFKTNKFTITVQPACLTVIVP; via the coding sequence ATGGCCTTAATACACTTTATCATAAATCCCGTTGCAGGCGGGGGAAACAGCCTCGAAAAACTTGTAGAGGCTATCAATACAGCCTTCAACAGGGAAACCTATACAGCGCAGCTCCACTTTAGCGAATATCAGGGTCATGCTAAGGAAATCGCTGAATTATTAGTAAAGAAAAGCCCCTCATTTATCGTAGCCTGCGGCGGGGATGGCACTATCAACGAAATAGCATCCGTAATAGTGGGATCGGATATCAAGCTGGGTATTGTGCCGATTGGTTCGGGAAACGGGCTGGCCGCTAATCTCAGGCTTCCAAAGAACATTTCGATAGCATTGCAGCTTATCAAACAGGGAAATACTAAGAAGATCGATGCAGGCCTTATTAACGGGAAATACTTCTTCAGCAATACAGGCGTGAGCTTTGATGCGGAAGTGATAAAAATTTACGAACAGCAAAAGGCCAAAGGCTTTGCGGGTTACCTAAAGGCCTGCTTTTTTGCGACACTTTCCTTTAAGCCGGTTAATGCGCACATAACCTTCGGTAAACATACTGTCGAAGGGCCGCAGTTCCTGCTGTTCGTATCCAATTCGAACCAGTTGGGTTATGGTAAATCCCTAACTCCTAATGCCCTTCCCGACGATGGCCTTCTTGACATTGCCACGGTTGAAAAGATTGGATTTTGGGAAAAAATACGCCTCGGCTACCTGTTGCTCAGGGGAAAAACGCTAAATTTCGAAAAAATTAAAATTGAACGGACACCGCAAGCGGCGATAGAGCTTCCTGAAAAAATATTTACAACAGCTCAGATTGACGGCGAATTCATTTATTTTAAAACCAACAAATTTACAATAACCGTACAGCCTGCCTGCCTTACGGTAATAGTACCCTGA
- a CDS encoding heavy metal-binding domain-containing protein, with protein sequence MKRIIIIFALAIATTGFVACNGKEEKKDATEHAGHDHSEGDGHDHAKGDSHDHELAYQCPMDCEKGKTYDAKGKCPVCEMELKEVHTDSHEGHDHEGEDHGDHKH encoded by the coding sequence ATGAAACGAATCATTATCATTTTTGCGTTAGCGATCGCTACCACCGGATTTGTTGCCTGCAATGGCAAAGAAGAAAAGAAAGACGCTACTGAACATGCGGGACATGACCATAGCGAAGGCGACGGGCATGACCACGCTAAGGGAGACAGCCACGACCACGAGTTGGCGTACCAATGCCCTATGGACTGCGAAAAAGGGAAAACTTATGATGCCAAAGGAAAATGCCCTGTATGTGAGATGGAACTGAAAGAAGTACACACGGACAGCCATGAGGGGCATGACCATGAAGGCGAGGACCATGGCGACCACAAGCACTAA
- a CDS encoding MgtC/SapB family protein: MQIDIASELIILIKLVVSFLLGAFIGLDRERHGRDAGIRTYGAVCVGATLFTAVTMHLADDPTAASRVIANIITGIGFLGAGIIYRNGASGTSQGLTTAATVWCTSAVGVAVALNMFIIAGASATFLYFLLSLHHQKWYMRWKEKLKQKEYEDHD; the protein is encoded by the coding sequence ATGCAGATAGATATCGCTTCCGAACTTATCATACTCATCAAACTGGTCGTATCCTTCCTTCTCGGAGCCTTCATTGGCCTGGACAGGGAACGCCATGGCAGGGACGCGGGCATCCGTACCTATGGGGCGGTATGTGTCGGGGCTACATTATTTACTGCCGTGACAATGCATTTGGCGGATGACCCTACGGCAGCATCGAGGGTCATCGCCAATATCATAACGGGCATAGGTTTCCTCGGGGCCGGCATCATTTACAGGAATGGGGCTTCCGGAACATCGCAGGGGCTTACCACAGCGGCAACGGTATGGTGCACTTCAGCCGTAGGGGTGGCGGTAGCGCTGAATATGTTCATTATTGCCGGGGCAAGCGCAACTTTCCTCTACTTCCTTTTATCACTCCACCACCAAAAATGGTACATGCGATGGAAAGAAAAGCTAAAACAAAAGGAATACGAAGACCACGATTAA
- a CDS encoding di-heme oxidoredictase family protein: MSKNKTAQNNEVYFVLFKKRSFQKLGIVCIGLLSFSCSNFETEAPDDDHILDGPLEGLTHEQNRRFLAGDVAFNDEIFFSQTGLGPTFVANSCVACHAGDGRGTPSTTLTRFGQVDETGNQFLHLGGPQLQNRSLPGYMPEQIPFGATFSKFTPPANTGLGFIELVSDTDILAIADPDDLDGDGISGVPNWNHVPGYVNIPQGAAEQNGKYICRFGKKGAAFDLLQQTATAYNQDIGVTSTFEPLDPYSGLTGDPEVSDATIRNVVFYLQTLKAPIPRNQNDPKVLQGKALFSQIQCAACHKPQLQTGYSPVQALSYKAFYPYTDLLLHDMGPGLDDGYTEGSAKTYEWRTPPLWGLGLSPNSQGGNFFLMHDGRARVH, translated from the coding sequence TTGTCTAAAAATAAAACAGCACAAAACAATGAAGTATATTTCGTCTTATTTAAAAAAAGATCTTTCCAGAAGCTCGGTATTGTATGTATTGGATTATTATCATTTTCCTGTTCAAATTTTGAAACAGAGGCTCCCGATGACGACCATATCCTCGATGGGCCGTTGGAAGGGCTTACACATGAGCAAAACAGGCGTTTCCTTGCCGGTGATGTGGCTTTTAACGATGAGATATTTTTCTCGCAAACCGGCCTTGGCCCAACATTCGTGGCCAACAGTTGCGTAGCGTGCCACGCAGGAGATGGCAGGGGTACGCCATCAACTACACTGACCCGCTTTGGACAGGTCGATGAAACAGGGAACCAATTCCTGCATTTGGGAGGTCCCCAGCTTCAAAATCGTTCGCTACCGGGCTACATGCCTGAACAGATTCCTTTTGGGGCGACGTTCTCTAAGTTCACCCCCCCGGCGAATACCGGTCTGGGTTTTATTGAGCTGGTATCTGATACCGATATCCTGGCTATAGCTGATCCGGATGACCTCGATGGCGATGGCATATCAGGCGTACCCAACTGGAACCATGTCCCCGGCTATGTAAACATCCCGCAAGGGGCAGCGGAACAGAATGGCAAGTACATTTGCCGCTTTGGAAAGAAGGGTGCTGCATTTGACCTTTTACAGCAAACAGCCACCGCCTACAACCAGGATATCGGGGTAACCTCCACTTTTGAGCCCCTCGATCCTTATTCGGGGCTGACAGGCGACCCGGAGGTTAGCGATGCGACTATCCGTAACGTGGTGTTTTACCTCCAAACCCTCAAGGCACCGATACCCCGCAACCAAAATGACCCGAAGGTTTTGCAGGGGAAGGCTTTATTCAGCCAGATACAGTGCGCTGCCTGCCACAAGCCACAATTGCAGACGGGGTATTCCCCTGTACAGGCTCTATCCTATAAGGCGTTTTACCCGTATACCGACCTCCTGCTCCACGATATGGGGCCGGGACTCGACGATGGTTACACCGAAGGTTCCGCTAAAACATACGAATGGCGGACACCCCCGCTATGGGGGCTGGGATTGTCGCCCAATTCACAAGGCGGGAATTTCTTCCTGATGCACGATGGCAGGGCCAGGGTCCATTGA
- a CDS encoding di-heme oxidoredictase family protein: protein MAGPGSIEEAIQLHGGEAAGSRSRYNQLTQDEKQALIKFLNSL, encoded by the coding sequence ATGGCAGGGCCAGGGTCCATTGAAGAAGCTATACAGCTGCATGGCGGTGAGGCTGCCGGAAGCCGCAGCCGTTACAACCAGCTTACCCAGGATGAGAAACAAGCCCTGATCAAATTTTTAAATTCCCTTTAA
- a CDS encoding Rieske (2Fe-2S) protein: MDRKQFLKTCGLACFGGLAAMAVPAGCAPAKTVNSAIDGDNLVIPVSDFGDEATGYRKYIVVSNELLRFPICVFRHSNDEYAALWMECSHMGAELQVFGDTLQCPAHGSEFSNIGAVRNGPADRALRKFPTAVENGFIKISLKKQ; this comes from the coding sequence ATGGACAGAAAACAATTCCTTAAAACCTGTGGGCTGGCATGCTTCGGCGGACTCGCAGCTATGGCAGTACCTGCCGGTTGTGCTCCCGCCAAAACAGTGAATAGTGCTATTGACGGCGATAACCTGGTAATCCCGGTATCCGATTTTGGCGATGAGGCCACAGGATACCGAAAATACATAGTAGTTAGTAATGAACTGCTCCGTTTCCCAATTTGCGTATTTAGGCACAGCAATGATGAATATGCCGCCCTTTGGATGGAGTGCAGCCACATGGGTGCAGAATTGCAGGTCTTTGGAGATACGCTGCAATGCCCTGCCCATGGCAGTGAGTTCAGCAATATCGGTGCGGTGCGAAATGGCCCAGCTGACCGGGCGCTAAGAAAATTCCCTACGGCTGTTGAAAACGGTTTCATCAAAATATCCCTGAAAAAGCAATGA
- a CDS encoding Crp/Fnr family transcriptional regulator, giving the protein MYNTGLADFLSSRIEVNDTEIQDFLKMFVSRSVRKKQLIVQPGFTASKRFYIVDGALRSFVINESGQEITIALAVKDWWITDYNSYIYQQPATLFVEALSHSVIMELSFDDEKYLKQLNPKYESFFRIIAERGLAAQQRRMIALHTQTAVQRYENFARQYPQFIQEIPQYIIASFLGMSTEFLSKIRNNKL; this is encoded by the coding sequence GTGTACAATACAGGATTAGCAGATTTTTTGAGCAGCCGTATAGAGGTTAATGATACAGAAATTCAGGATTTCCTGAAAATGTTTGTATCCAGATCTGTGAGAAAGAAACAATTAATTGTACAACCCGGCTTTACCGCATCTAAGAGATTTTATATTGTAGACGGGGCACTACGCTCATTTGTAATCAATGAATCTGGGCAGGAAATTACCATTGCTCTTGCTGTCAAAGACTGGTGGATTACAGATTATAACTCCTATATTTATCAACAACCAGCCACTTTATTTGTTGAAGCACTCTCCCATTCTGTGATTATGGAACTCTCCTTTGATGACGAAAAATATTTAAAGCAACTCAACCCTAAATATGAGTCCTTTTTCCGGATCATAGCAGAAAGGGGCTTAGCGGCACAACAGAGGCGTATGATAGCCCTTCATACTCAAACTGCTGTGCAGCGTTATGAAAATTTTGCCAGGCAGTATCCGCAGTTTATACAAGAGATTCCACAATATATTATTGCTTCTTTTTTAGGCATGTCTACAGAGTTTTTGTCAAAAATCAGGAATAATAAACTCTGA
- a CDS encoding NADH:flavin oxidoreductase/NADH oxidase, producing MKALFSPLSLRGLTLKNRIVLSPMQQYSAQNGKPGQWHLVHLGSRAVGGSGLILTECTAVSPEGMCTLSDVGIWNQEQVQAWKEITDFVHAQNCKIGIQLWHAGGKASTSHPEQGFKPLKAKDGGWSPKSSSATSINEHQPQEMTLEEIEKVINDFQQAAKNALDAGFDVIELHAAHGYLLHQFYSALINKRKDMYGGGFENRIRLLREVVTSVREVIPDTMPLFVRLSAVDYSNSIDAWTIEESVRLSEILKELGVDFITASGGGFVQVDQNIVKPGYQLPLATSIRNQVNIPVGAVGMIVDAFQSNEIIENKQADLVVIAREHLRDPYFGIHAAIELEEPADVPWQYKRAF from the coding sequence ATGAAAGCACTTTTCAGCCCGTTAAGCCTGCGGGGCTTAACTTTAAAAAACAGGATTGTACTGTCGCCAATGCAGCAGTACAGTGCACAAAACGGAAAGCCCGGCCAATGGCATCTGGTTCATCTCGGTAGCCGCGCTGTAGGGGGATCGGGATTGATTTTAACCGAATGCACCGCTGTGTCTCCGGAGGGTATGTGTACCTTATCAGATGTTGGAATCTGGAACCAGGAACAGGTACAAGCATGGAAAGAAATTACAGACTTTGTACATGCGCAAAATTGTAAAATAGGTATCCAGCTATGGCATGCAGGAGGTAAAGCCAGTACAAGCCATCCTGAGCAGGGCTTTAAACCATTAAAAGCTAAAGACGGAGGATGGAGTCCTAAAAGCTCTTCAGCAACTTCAATTAATGAACACCAACCACAGGAAATGACTTTGGAAGAAATTGAAAAAGTAATAAATGATTTTCAGCAAGCTGCAAAAAATGCTTTAGACGCCGGATTTGACGTTATTGAGCTTCATGCTGCCCACGGTTATCTGCTGCACCAGTTTTATTCGGCTTTAATCAATAAAAGAAAAGACATGTATGGCGGCGGTTTTGAAAACAGGATCCGGTTGTTGCGGGAGGTAGTAACCTCAGTACGTGAAGTAATACCTGATACTATGCCATTATTTGTACGGCTCTCAGCAGTTGATTACAGCAATAGTATAGATGCGTGGACTATAGAAGAAAGTGTAAGGCTAAGTGAAATCCTGAAGGAATTGGGTGTAGATTTTATAACAGCTTCCGGAGGCGGCTTTGTACAGGTTGATCAAAACATTGTGAAGCCTGGATACCAACTGCCACTGGCAACATCTATTCGTAACCAGGTAAATATTCCTGTAGGGGCCGTGGGAATGATTGTGGATGCGTTTCAGTCTAATGAGATCATCGAGAACAAACAGGCAGATCTCGTGGTAATAGCCCGTGAGCATTTACGTGATCCTTATTTCGGCATTCATGCAGCTATTGAACTTGAGGAGCCTGCAGATGTACCATGGCAATACAAAAGGGCATTTTAA
- a CDS encoding DMT family transporter: MEKIIWIILAFLAGAFLPFQAGMNSKLAKTGGSPVHASMISFAIGVIALVMYIVLTSQNVSWKGLKDAPAYAWLGGVLGAFYVTVIVLAFPRIGPGMTFGLVVAGQLIISVLMENFNIMGAQEHSISFGRIIGMALIVGGVIIMKKY, translated from the coding sequence ATGGAAAAAATAATATGGATTATTCTTGCCTTCCTGGCAGGAGCGTTTCTGCCGTTTCAGGCAGGGATGAATAGTAAATTAGCGAAAACCGGAGGTAGTCCTGTGCATGCCTCAATGATCTCTTTTGCTATTGGGGTAATAGCTTTGGTCATGTATATCGTTTTAACGTCTCAAAATGTATCGTGGAAAGGTTTAAAAGATGCTCCTGCATATGCCTGGCTTGGAGGAGTTTTAGGTGCATTTTATGTCACGGTAATAGTGCTGGCTTTTCCTAGAATTGGTCCGGGAATGACTTTCGGACTTGTAGTAGCAGGCCAGCTGATTATCTCTGTGCTCATGGAGAACTTTAATATTATGGGTGCTCAGGAACACAGTATCAGCTTTGGCAGAATTATTGGTATGGCCCTGATTGTAGGCGGCGTTATTATAATGAAAAAATATTAA